GTCGTTCGCTCTCAGCGCGGAGGGGTGATTTTGTGTGCCCAGCATAACATCGACAAATGGTGACGGGGCGAACCTGTCACAGCCGAGGTCAAACTCCCCGCCCACGGCACCCACCTACCCCGAATAAGCGTTACGGCTAATTTTGGGCTTAATTTCCATTATTTTCAGTTTGAAGCAAATTGCTGGCGTTGCTACGCTACCCACTCAGTACTCCGCCCTTTTCCGCTCTCTGTTCTTAAGGGCCTCCATGATTCGCCTCTCTCGTCTGCTTTGCCCTGGTATTCGCAATCGCTCGTTGGGGTTCACACTCGTCGAACTGCTAGTGGTCATCGCCATCATTGGTGTCCTCGTGGCACTATTGCTCCCCGCGGTCCAATCGGCCCGCGAAGCGGCGCGACGCACGCAGTGCCTGAATCACATGCGGCAGTGGGGCATCGGCATGCACAATCACGTCGATACCTATCAGACCTTGCCCTATGCGGCCAAATCGAATCCCCGCTCGGTCTGGGTGATGCAACTCTGGCCGTACGTAGAGCAGAAGGCCCTGTACGAAAAGTACGACTTCACCGTCGGCTTTGAGGTCGCTCCCAATACGGTCTCGGGTTCGGAGCTGTCGCCGATGGGAACGCGGGTCAAAATCTATTACTGCCCCAGCGATCGGCAAAATGCGATGCAACTCGCTCCCGGCGATCCTTACATTCGCGCGAAAGGAAACTATCACCTCAACTGGGGCGATGTAATGCAGCCGACGTCGACCGGTGCTCCCGACGCGTTCAGTCCGTTCGGCTACACCGACTTCGCCACAACCAGCAAACCGCGGATCACGCGACTTGGCGAGATTACGGACGGAACTTCGAACACGATGTTGCTCTCCGAGATGCGAGCTCCCCTGAGCAATGTGCAGCAGGATCATCGCGGCGATTTTCTCAACAACGATGAAGTTTGCACGTACTTTACCACTATCGATACTCCCAACTCGTCCGTTCCCGATGTCATGGCTCCTGGCTTTTGCGTCAGCGATCCACAGAGAAATCTGCCGTGCACCACCGGCGCGAATCGCAAAAAAGCAGCACGCAGTCAGCATCCTGGCGGCGTGAACGTAATGATTGCCGATGGCGCTGCCTCATTCATCTCGAACACGATTAGCTTGAACGTTTGGCGGGCGATGGGAACCATGAACGGTGGCGAGCCGTTTTAGTCATTCAATTCGGAGTGATTCTGTGCTGTTGATTGTTCGTATTCGCCGCGCCCAATGGCTGGTGATTGTCGCTGCGTTGGCCCTTTGCAGTGGATGCGACTCGGGACCTCAGATGGGGACGGTCGAAGGAGAGGTATTGCTCGACGGTCAACCTCTTGCCGAGGGGAACGTGAATCTAGAACCACTCGACGGGAAGACACAGACTGCTGGTTATGTGATCAAAAATGGCAAATTCAAACTGAAGATCGGCCTGGGTAAAGCACGCGTGCGAATTACGGCGAACAAAGTGATTGGCGAAGAACCCGTTTATCCTGGGCAACCCAATAGCCCCATGCGACCAAGGGTGACCGAACTGATTCCCAAGCGGTACAATTCGACTTCTCTTCTCGAGGTCAACGTGGGCGAGGGCGTGAATCCTGCGAAATTCGAATTGACTAGCGATCCCTAAACGGAGCCGTTTTTCGTCGGCCGTTGCCATTACGCGGCGTAGTTCCGCGGATTGCGTTGCACAACCTCTGCGGCCCGGTCTCTTAAAAGTCACCCGGGATGTCACCGTCGTTGCGCGTGCCGAGGGCTCGCCAGGTTGCAAGATTGACGGTGGAAGAAATCGAGCGTACCGAAGAATCCATCAACAGCGTGCAAACCGTTCCCGGATGATAACTGCGCGACGTAATCACGCCGTAAGTGTTGTCGGTAGTGGTGGCACCCTCACGCATGCTAGACACATCGATATCGAATGTCTTGCCACCGCTCACATGCGGTACCTTGGTGTTCGGAACGAAGGTTGTTGTGAACCCCGTATGAATCGCGCGTCCGCAGACCCATTCCGTATGTCCATTGAACTCTGACCAGGCTCCGCCGCTCACACTACCCGAAACAGCACCCGGCGTTGCAGGGGCCGTGGCGGGTAAAGTTGCATCGTGGAACCGAGGATTAAACGCTTTGACTTCCGACATGCCAAGCGTATTGCTTAGCCCATCGCCGATTGATGCGGCCGTCATTCGAGCATTTGGGGCGAACGCAGCACCACCGTCAGCCCGAGTGGTGGGGTTGTAGACAAGATACGGCCCGACACTCAGGCCGTAGCAAAGTGGATAGTGCTCGGCGACTCCGGCATTAAGACGCGCTTTGTCATTAGGATCGCTGGGACACATCAAGACTTTCACCTTCGTCGCCGCAATGCCGTTGGGCGGAAACAGGGCCTTATTCGTGCTGGTGTGATAGCCCACGCTAAAGTCGATCTTGCTGAACTGCCCGGCTCCTTCCATGTACGGCAGCAAAAAGGATTGCCCCGACCAGGGCTGAGAGGCAGCGCCGCCATCTGTAATGGACGACGGTGGAAACACCTGAAAAGCACTCTCGTAGTTGTGCAGCGCCAGCCCGAGTTGTCTTAGATTATTCTGACACGAAGCACGTCGCGCCGCCTCGCGGGCTGCCTGGACGGCCGGCAGGAGTAGAGCGACAAGTACACCGATGATGGCAATGACGACTAGCAATTCGACCAACGTGAAGGCAGGGCGGCGATTCATGGAAAATCTCAGGTTGACTCAATGCACTTCCAATTCACAACTTACGACTGCGAAAGCAAAGCAGACCAACTTTGCCCAAGCGAAGCAGAAGAAGTCATGAATGTTGATAATAAGTCTCAGTTGCGACAACGATAGCGAATTGCGGCCAGCACTGTCAACCATACTGCGTCGAGAAAACTGACACAGATCGAGATTCTGTCGATTCGCTCGACAGCTAAAACTGATGGCCGAAAAAGCAGAGATTCGCCTGCGATGGATCTGGGATGCAGAGTGCTCATCGTCAGCAACACACCCGTCGTCGATGCTGCGAAGATTAGCCTGCACCTTCTTGCTGAAAGTCCCAGATCCAACTGGGTAGCGTTATCCTGCGAAACGGCGGTTCGCCCAACACGGCTTCGAAGAAGGTGAAGTAGTGCCAGACCTGCTTCTGCGTTGGCTGGCGAAACTCACTCCACGGAATGAAGAGGGGAGAGTGACCAAAGTGAAACGGAAACATCACGGCGATTCGCAGCCCGGCTGGGCAGACTCTGAGGTTCAGGCACGAACCGTAATTGCAGGGACTGGACCACTTCGCGAGTCCGTTCATCGCACCGCTTTGGAAGCGGAACGTCTGGCCCTCGTGGCTACCGTCATCGGGATAGCGGCGCGCCAGTTCTTTCCAGCCGGCCCAGACTGCGATGACGTTGAGCAGGCCGATCCAAAACGCCGCGAAGGTGCCCAACAACAAACAGAGAATGAGGGTATCGGCCATTGGTGGTCCCTCAGCGAAACAGGTTCTACTGCAGCGATTGCCAACGCTCGCGAACTTGGGCCGGCGAAGCGGTGCCCGTCGTGCCGAGTTGCTCGATGGTGATCGAGGCCACGAGATTGCCAAACACGGCCGCTTCGAGCGGTGTCGCCCCACTCAGGAGCGCGGTCACAATGCCGCTGGTTGCCGAGTCTCCCGCGCCGACGATATCGATGGGACCTGTCACTTTGCAGGCGGGTGCCATCGTTGCCTTGCCATTCGGCTCGGTAACGAGCGTCCCTTGCTCACCAAGCGTGCAATAGACGGGCCGCCGGGTACGACTAGCAAGCACAGCTGCGGCCCGCTCAAGTTCAGCCAGTTCAGCATTCGCAGCGAGATTACCGGCCCGCGCAATTTCGGCACGGTTTCCCTTCAAGACACCAGCGTTGAAATCACTTAGTCGCTGGCGACTATCGACGTAGATCATCTTCCGTGGATTCTGTTCAGCCAGCCATTCCAGGCAAGTCCGAACTCGGTCGGTAATCACCCCGCAGCCCGTTTCGTTTACCTGATCGAGCACAATCAGGCCGTCACTCGATTGCCAGACAATTTCCAGCCGGCGGCAAAGCTCTTCTTGCACGGCATCGGCAATGGGGAGGCGGCTGCGAACATCGAAGCGATTCAATTCGTGCCAGGCATCACCCGCCGGCTTCAGCGGCTTGGTATAGGTGGGTGTCAGTCGCTGGGGCGAGCAGATGATATGCAGCGGATCGACCGGCAACCGCCGCACTTCGCGCAGCAGATCGTAGCCGTGACCGTCATCGCCAATGACTGTTGTCGGCACCAGCAGACCCACGCCGAGGGCGGCGAGATTGTTCATCACGGTGCCCAGTGCACCGGGCGAGTTGCGCACCTTCTCGACTTGATAGGCTTCGAGACCGGATTCGATCGACACTTCGCTGTGGGGCGAAAGGTGCAAGTAGCGATCGAGAAACAAGTCGCCCACAAGGCCAATGGTGAGTCGGGGCAACGACGAGAGAATCGATTCGAGGCGGGTAGCAGTCAGCACGTGGTGGTTCCTTCCAATGATTGCCAGGGCTTCATGCCGCGCTGACGGATGAGTCATGCAGCCCGAGTCGTTCGAGCAGCGGTTGCCAGCAGCGATAGTCGCCAATGATGATATCGGCCCCAGCGCGAATCAAATGTTCGCGCTTCAGCGGATCGATGCCCGAGCCCGTGACCTCGTTGCTCGCGAGCCCCACGGCCAAGCCACCAACCTTTTTTATGGCAGTGATTTCAGCTGGTCCATCGCCAATGGCAATGAGACTCTTCGCCGGCATCCCCTGGCGAACCAGCTGTTCCATGACCGTCTGCTTGGAGAACTTCGGGTCTTGATTCACGGGCCCATGCACGCGGAGTTCGAAGTAGGAATCGAAATCGAGGACGCGCAGTTCGTTTTGCACGTCTTTAAGTTCGGTGCCAGAGGCTAGGACCAGGTGCAACTTGCGGTGCTGCAATTCGGACAAGATGCGCCGCGCTCCGGCAACCGCCATGGAGTCGGGCGAAGCATGGCCACGGACGACCGCGCGAATGCGCGCATTCGCTTGATACATCAAGCTCGTTTGGTATTGATCGAGATAATAGGTCGCCGGCTGAGCATCGTGCCCGCGCTGGCGAATCTCGTCGGCCAGTCGCTGCATCTGGACCATCGTCGGCTGACCTGTCAGCTCGACAACAAACGCTTCCACCAATTGTTTCAGCCGCCCGGCTGCTTCGCCCGTATCGAGTTGCTGCAGCCACTCGACCATCATCGGGACCATCAACCCCTGCCAATTGCGGCGAATGAGCGAGAGAGTACCATCAAAATCGAAAATGACCGCCCGATATCCCGAGCGCGGAAAGTCCGTGCGCACGGTTTCGATCTCGGGATGAGGATTGCGGGGCATGGTGGGGAGCTCGGCGTAGATCGCAACTTACAATACGCAAGCTACCGAGTCTAATCTGCCAGCCTTTGCGGAGGTAGACCGAAGTGCTGCCAGCAAAGTGGCTACCAGCAGTTCATCGGCTTCATCATTCCTTGGCTAGTGGCGAGGGGACCACGCTGACGAAGCGGCCGCCGTTGTCGTACCAGCCGTGACGGCTGAAGCGGCACCAGGTGAGTTCCATCAACAGGCCGACCCAGCGGCCGTCGTGTACGGCGAAAGAGGCGATGACTTTCGACCATTCGACCGGCTGGGCGTAATAGAAGTCGACGCCGTGATCGGAAACGTGCTTGCCGACGACGACGAATGTCTGATCGAGCAAAGGTTGCCCGTGGCGGTCGACGGGAGTCATGTGAATCGGATACGGATACGGATGGCGAGTTTCGGTCCGGCGTTCGATCTGACGCTCGGCCTGAGCGCCGGCCAGGGCAACCTGCACGTTCTGGCTAATGACATCGCCGGTTCGCCGGTCACCACTCGCGACCGGTGGGGTAATGGCCTGATCCGCCGCGGTCCAATCCAAAGTCAACGTGGTCACACCAGCCTCCAAACGAGCAAGGGAGAGAGAATGCGCGCGGAACTGCGGAGGCCGATCGGCGAGTCAATCGCTTCCGCCAACGAAGAGAGAAAAAAGCCAAGCCCTATCCCATCAGTCCGCAGGCGATGAATTGCTCGCCGCGGTGAAAGTCGGGCTTGTGAAGAGCACTCACGTCGAATCAGGCAACCTAAGTGCGTAACAGATATCTAGGTCGTAAAACCGGGGCGGTCAAATGGCAATTGAACAATTCGGACCGAGGCGAAGAAAAACGTGTGCGCGGTGACCAGACTAGTCCACGCGGCGCGGATAATGCGGGTTGCAAGCGAGGTCTTTGACAACCTGGTGGGAATCAGAAAATCGTGTGCATCAGCGTCGACCTGTTTTTCAAGTTACGACGACGGAGCGATGCTCGACCGCAAAAGGGGGGTGTTGATAAACCGGCTGAGCAAATCGACACCAACACGCGTATTTCTCGAGAGTTACGCAAGATGAGTGCTAAAAAGCAGCCGGGTTTATCAACAGATAGGATGAATTTGGAGTCTGCCAACGCGATGTTACTCGGCCGCAAACTTCGCATAAGCTTCGGCGACTTTGCCTTCTTTCTCGTCACCCTTGTGGAAGTAGACACGATACTTCAGCGCGAATGTCTCACCCTTCTTCATGGTGTGGGCACCATTGCGATCTTTGCCGTTGGGAAAATCGTGCAGCCCGAACGGATTGGGGGCAAACAGGCCGTACGTGCGAACGTGCCAGGTGGTGGGATGACGAAAGCTGGACGGGTGATCGAAAATGGCGATCCCCAGCGTCTCAGTGCCGACGGGTCCGTGATAGTCGACCCATTTGGCTGGCATGCCCCAAGCTGCTTTATCGCTGAGTCCTTCGCTGGTGACGATCTTGCCACCCTTGTTGGCATCGACCTTCATTGTTTCCGAAACTCGCACGCCAAAGGCACCTTCTTTGGTATCGCCGAAGGTGACTTCGTCGGCCACGGCAGTGACCTTGGTGGCAAAATCGATCCAGCGGGCATTGTCGTTGGCACCGAAGGTGAGCGTTGGCTCGTCCTGGCAGATCACTTTGCCATCGGGACCGACCCATTCATTGCGAGTGGAAATGACCGCGGTGGAGCCCCCCTCCGCTTTAATCAGCTCTTTGTGGTTAATCAGACCTTGCACCTTGGCAACTTCACCCCAGAAGTCGACGCCATTGACGTTGCCGTGGGTGAACCAGAACGAGCGATGGTGAATGTGATCCTTCTTTTCGCCCTCCACGCCATCCTTCAGCGGCCACGAACGAGTCATTTCCTGCCCAGTTGGTCCGATGATGGGCCACACGATAGGCTTGGTGCCCGATTTGAAGACATAGGTGGCGAACGGCTTGCCGTCTGCTTTGACGACAACGCCGTCGTCCTTCTTCTCGACGGTTAATTCGCCGGCAGAGAGAGGCAAGGCAAGACAGGCGGTTGCTACGAGGCAAACGAGAGAAGTGAGAAACTTCATGGTTGGAAAACTCTAAAAGGAAATGTTGCGGGATGGAACTTGCTCCAGGCGTTCGTATCGTAATGCACTCAGATTTGGATTGCCAGCGCGGCGCAGCATCAAATGAAGGAGCGACTGATTACGAGATGATTCACTACCTGACCGCCTCGTTTCAGTAGGAAGCCGGAGCATCCAGCGAGCGGATGCGGCAGATGAGCGTCGCAATCAAATTCCCAAATTTCGTCCCCGTCTATTTGCTGCAACTGCAACTTCTCCCAAGCCGGCTGCATGTGCCCTAAGTCACGAGACATTTCATCCTTCGAGACTTGGCGAATGATGATCAGCCACGAGTAGTCAATGAACTCCATGTCGCCCCTCACAGCCAAAATCGTTGTACGCGATGATTGTAGGTGTCAATCACATAGAGGCGGCCGTAGGAATCGCGAGTAAGTCCCCAGGGTTGATCGAGTTCGCCAGGCTGGCGGCCGTTGCGGCCCCAATGGCCCAGATATTGGCCGTCGAGCGTGAATTTTTGAATTCGGTGATTGCCGAACTCGCAGAGGTAGATGTGACCGGCGGGTTCGTCCAAGTGCAGATCATAGGGATAACTGAGTTGCCCCGGCCCGCTGCCATATTCGCCCCACGACTTGGCCAATTTGGGTTCGGGCCCAGAGACATCGAAGACTTGCAGCCGATGATTGCAGGCGTCGGTGATCCACAGCAGACCTTGGCGATCGAACTCCATTTTCTGCGGCCTTAGGAACTGGCCAATGTCGCTGCCATGGCCACCCCATTGCGAAACAAACTGTCGATCGCGCGTGAACCTTTGGACCCGGTCGAACTCGCCATACTCGGCGATGAAGTAATTGCCCTCGGCATCTTGTTGGCAATCGGTAACGAAGTGAAACTTGCCGGGAGTGAAGCCCCGCTCGCCACCGATGGTCTTCTCTGCGAGGAGTTTTCCTTCTTTGGTATAAGTCAGAATTCGGTAGTAGTGCGTATCGGCAACGAGCAGGTTGCCTTCAAGATCGAAAGATAGGCCGCACGGTTTGCCGAACTGAAATTCGGGCGTTTGCCAGGTGCGGACCAATTTGCCATCGGGAGTGAATACCTGAATTCGCGGGGTTTTATCGACAATATAAAGCAGGTTGTCGGCATCGATGCAGATCGCGCGCGGGTGATTCAACTTTCCTTCACCGGTTCCTGGATTGCCCCAAACTGCATCAAGCTGCCCTTGCGCGGGCCCACTGGGAGTGCAGCCGGCAACCATCGCCCCGCCCAGCGCGCAAGTGCTTGCCAATAGCTGACGGCGCGAGATGCCCGCGCCAGCGCGAGGACTGGAAACAGTCGTTGCCCGATTTGAATTGTTAGTCATGCGGCAGCGATGAAGGGAATAGGGACAAGCACCGGAGCAGTGTCCTTCTATCTTAACCGGCCGAGTGAGGGTCTCGCACGCGGTCAAAACATGGGTGGAAACCCGCAAGGGCGAAAGCGAAGCGATGCGGAATTTGCCGGACATTCGCCCTAGGGGGTGGCAACTCTTGGCGGGACTCTGCCAACTAAGGAGTTTCTTTAGGTTGGCTAAACTCTGCGGGCAGCCCCTTCCGAAGAGCAACAGTACCGGGGGGTGAGTACCACGAGCAGGCAGCGCGTGGGAAAGTCGGTAGTTCGCGGGGCAGCGAACGAGACGCCGGACAAGCGCAGGCCATTCTTCCTTTAAGGCTGGTGTTTTGTCTCGCGCACTCTGAGCAATCAGAGCGATTCTCATCCGGGAAAGCCGGTTGTACCTTTTCTGCACTGCTTGGACTGCAGCGCACTACGAGCGTCGCTCTTTGGGAGCCGCTGTAGAGAGAAGAGCGGGGGCAGTTCATTGTCGGCAGTCACCTGTTGAAGAACGGGTCGGGACCGCCGTATCTGCGCAGGAGCAGTTCCTTGTCAACGCTCGCTACGGAAGCGACGGCGCCGACCGC
Above is a window of Anatilimnocola aggregata DNA encoding:
- a CDS encoding NHL repeat-containing protein — encoded protein: MTNNSNRATTVSSPRAGAGISRRQLLASTCALGGAMVAGCTPSGPAQGQLDAVWGNPGTGEGKLNHPRAICIDADNLLYIVDKTPRIQVFTPDGKLVRTWQTPEFQFGKPCGLSFDLEGNLLVADTHYYRILTYTKEGKLLAEKTIGGERGFTPGKFHFVTDCQQDAEGNYFIAEYGEFDRVQRFTRDRQFVSQWGGHGSDIGQFLRPQKMEFDRQGLLWITDACNHRLQVFDVSGPEPKLAKSWGEYGSGPGQLSYPYDLHLDEPAGHIYLCEFGNHRIQKFTLDGQYLGHWGRNGRQPGELDQPWGLTRDSYGRLYVIDTYNHRVQRFWL
- a CDS encoding bifunctional heptose 7-phosphate kinase/heptose 1-phosphate adenyltransferase; the encoded protein is MLTATRLESILSSLPRLTIGLVGDLFLDRYLHLSPHSEVSIESGLEAYQVEKVRNSPGALGTVMNNLAALGVGLLVPTTVIGDDGHGYDLLREVRRLPVDPLHIICSPQRLTPTYTKPLKPAGDAWHELNRFDVRSRLPIADAVQEELCRRLEIVWQSSDGLIVLDQVNETGCGVITDRVRTCLEWLAEQNPRKMIYVDSRQRLSDFNAGVLKGNRAEIARAGNLAANAELAELERAAAVLASRTRRPVYCTLGEQGTLVTEPNGKATMAPACKVTGPIDIVGAGDSATSGIVTALLSGATPLEAAVFGNLVASITIEQLGTTGTASPAQVRERWQSLQ
- a CDS encoding DUF1559 domain-containing protein, whose product is MNRRPAFTLVELLVVIAIIGVLVALLLPAVQAAREAARRASCQNNLRQLGLALHNYESAFQVFPPSSITDGGAASQPWSGQSFLLPYMEGAGQFSKIDFSVGYHTSTNKALFPPNGIAATKVKVLMCPSDPNDKARLNAGVAEHYPLCYGLSVGPYLVYNPTTRADGGAAFAPNARMTAASIGDGLSNTLGMSEVKAFNPRFHDATLPATAPATPGAVSGSVSGGAWSEFNGHTEWVCGRAIHTGFTTTFVPNTKVPHVSGGKTFDIDVSSMREGATTTDNTYGVITSRSYHPGTVCTLLMDSSVRSISSTVNLATWRALGTRNDGDIPGDF
- a CDS encoding DUF1559 domain-containing protein, with the protein product MIRLSRLLCPGIRNRSLGFTLVELLVVIAIIGVLVALLLPAVQSAREAARRTQCLNHMRQWGIGMHNHVDTYQTLPYAAKSNPRSVWVMQLWPYVEQKALYEKYDFTVGFEVAPNTVSGSELSPMGTRVKIYYCPSDRQNAMQLAPGDPYIRAKGNYHLNWGDVMQPTSTGAPDAFSPFGYTDFATTSKPRITRLGEITDGTSNTMLLSEMRAPLSNVQQDHRGDFLNNDEVCTYFTTIDTPNSSVPDVMAPGFCVSDPQRNLPCTTGANRKKAARSQHPGGVNVMIADGAASFISNTISLNVWRAMGTMNGGEPF
- a CDS encoding DUF6807 domain-containing protein — encoded protein: MKFLTSLVCLVATACLALPLSAGELTVEKKDDGVVVKADGKPFATYVFKSGTKPIVWPIIGPTGQEMTRSWPLKDGVEGEKKDHIHHRSFWFTHGNVNGVDFWGEVAKVQGLINHKELIKAEGGSTAVISTRNEWVGPDGKVICQDEPTLTFGANDNARWIDFATKVTAVADEVTFGDTKEGAFGVRVSETMKVDANKGGKIVTSEGLSDKAAWGMPAKWVDYHGPVGTETLGIAIFDHPSSFRHPTTWHVRTYGLFAPNPFGLHDFPNGKDRNGAHTMKKGETFALKYRVYFHKGDEKEGKVAEAYAKFAAE
- a CDS encoding HAD family hydrolase, which codes for MPRNPHPEIETVRTDFPRSGYRAVIFDFDGTLSLIRRNWQGLMVPMMVEWLQQLDTGEAAGRLKQLVEAFVVELTGQPTMVQMQRLADEIRQRGHDAQPATYYLDQYQTSLMYQANARIRAVVRGHASPDSMAVAGARRILSELQHRKLHLVLASGTELKDVQNELRVLDFDSYFELRVHGPVNQDPKFSKQTVMEQLVRQGMPAKSLIAIGDGPAEITAIKKVGGLAVGLASNEVTGSGIDPLKREHLIRAGADIIIGDYRCWQPLLERLGLHDSSVSAA